A genomic window from Sceloporus undulatus isolate JIND9_A2432 ecotype Alabama chromosome 9, SceUnd_v1.1, whole genome shotgun sequence includes:
- the LOC121916199 gene encoding cyclic GMP-AMP synthase-like yields the protein MSARKDKEMEKTPQSKQRGKETGSKETHNYHTPLLPAKEPMPLNVQRPERTECQISEALEYPRTPVPWSKLRASRMQQDPGAGDGEGSSFSTSTNVREETETSSAVGVAAGGDGDHQAQQMESVAQVKKKVKFLCPDQQSNRLEATDVLENFLGQFLTYLHECPDRPYFRNIEELALGGSYEYEKFLHPGEFEVMLRISVPDCIHYTEVEGYSGLFYTLTLLRKSRSFPAAFLLEDGRTISSRNIMEEFWKQVDHFANVSYSVPFPGWQVRLEKKTPNCPAVTLVMLDNQGAKYLLLSLIPTLEVSGPWPYLRKAKEILEEKEPLLPLMRVFYFIAKQSPGKHNKETWRISFSHVEKEILNRHASPQACRRYHGKECCRKDCLKMLEDLVTALKTEYPQMLAHLSTYHAQTSFLHTLWEWKDNANWKPCEAAPCFERVLENFLYEVATAQLSHFFLPRCNLFGAKFFPPTKLKFLWSHLKEKEKEGRMKTAAVSRKRGYSSPPVSPDMAWPLMTTLGLIGLVSVGLPYMTP from the exons ATGTCtgccaggaaggacaaggagaTGGAGAAGACACCTCAAAGTaagcagagaggaaaagagacGGGCAGCAAGGAGACACACAACTACCACACACCATTGCTTCCAGCAAAAGAACCCATGCCTTTGAATGTACAAAGACCTGAGAGGACTGAGTGCCAAATCTCAGAAGCCTTGGAGTACCCTCGGACTCCTGTCCCCTGGTCCAAACTAAGGGCAAGCAGGATGCAACAAGATCCTGGAG CAGGCGATGGGGAAGGATCTTCATTCTCCACATCCACAAATGTGCGTGAAGAAACTGAGACTTCTTCAGCTGTCGGAGTGGCAGCGGGAGGAGATGGAGACCACCAAGCCCAGCAGATGGAGAGCGTTGCACAAGTCAAAAAGAAGGTCAAGTTTCTGTGCCCGGACCAGCAGTCCAATAGATTAGAGGCAACCGATGTTCTTGAGAACTTCCTGGGTCAGTTTCTAACTTATCTGCATGAGTGCCCAGACAGACCCTACTTTAGGAACATTGAAGAACTGGCCCTGGGAGGCAGCTACGAGTATGAAAAG TTCCTCCATCCAGGCGAGTTTGAAGTGATGCTGAGGATCTCTGTTCCAGACTGCATTCACTACACTGAGGTGGAGGGCTACAGTGGCCTCTTTTACACCTTGACTCTCTTGAGGAAGTCTCGCAGCTTCCCAGCAGCCTTTCTTCTGGAAGACGGGAGGACCATCTCCTCAAGGAACATTATggaggaattctggaagcagGTGGACCACTTTGCAAATGTTTCTTACTCAG TGCCTTTCCCAGGTTGGCAGGTGAGGCTGGAGAAGAAGACGCCCAACTGTCCTGCAGTGACCTTAGTGATGCTGGATAACCAAGGTGCCAAATACCTGTTGCTGAGCCTCATCCCTACTCTCGAGGTCTCAGGCCCCTGGCCATACCTGAGGAAGGCCAAGGAGATCCTTGAAGAGAAAGAACCGCTTCTGCCTCTCATGAGGGTGTTTTATTTCATAGCCAAGCAGTCTCCTGGAAAGCACAACAAAG AGACCTGGAGAATTTCTTTCTCTCACGTGGAAAAGGAGATCCTAAACCGCCACGCCAGCCCCCAAGCCTGCCGAAGGTACCATGGGAAGGAGTGCTGCCG GAAGGACTGTCTGAAGATGTTGGAGGACCTTGTGACGGCTCTCAAGACGGAGTACCCCCAGATGTTGGCTCACCTGAGTACCTACCATGCCCAGACCTCCTTCCTGCACACCCTTTGGGAGTGGAAGGACAATGCCAACTGGAAGCCCTGCGAGGCGGCTCCATGTTTTGAGAGGGTCTTGGAGAACTTCCTTTATGAAGTGGCCACCGCTCAGCTCTCCCACTTCTTTCTTCCCAGATGCAACCTGTTTGGGGCAAAGTTCTTCCCTCCCACGAAACTGAAATTCCTGTGGTCCCAcctgaaagagaaggagaaagaaggaaggatgaagACCGCCGCTGTCTCCCGCAAGAGAGGTTATTCCTCTCCGCCTGTCAGTCCTGACATGGCTTGGCCTCTCATGACCACCCTTGGTCTCATCGGTCTGGTCTCAGTTGGTCTCCCTTATATGACCCCTTAG
- the LOC121915612 gene encoding elongation factor 1-alpha 1-like translates to MGKEKTHINIVVIGHVDSGKSTTTGHLIYKCGGIDKRTIEKFEKEAAEMGKGSFKYAWVLDKLKAERERGITIDISLWKFETTKYYITIIDAPGHRDFIKNMITGTSQADCAVLIVAAGVGEFEAGISKNGQTREHALLAYTLGVKQLIIGVNKMDSTEPPYSEKRYQEITKEVTAYIKKIGYNPAAVAFVPISGWHGDNMLEVSNKMQWFKGWKITRKEGTATGTTLMEALDSIIPPSRPTDKPLRLPLQDVYKIGGIGTVPVGRVETGILKPGMVVTFAPSNIITEVKSVEMHHEALAEALPGDNVGFNVKNVSVKDIRRGNVAGDSKNDPPMEAGNFTAQVIILNHPGRIQAGYAPVLDCHTAHIACKFAELTEKIDRRSGKKLEDSPKELKSGDAAIVQMIPGKPMCVESFSDYPPLGRFAVRDMRQTVAVGVVKAVDKKASSAAKVTKSAMKASKK, encoded by the exons ATGGGGAAAGAAAAGACCCATATCAATATCGTGGTCATTGGCCACGTGGATTCTGGGAAGTCTACCACCACTGGTCACCTCATCTATAAGTGTGGCGGCATCGACAAGAGGACCATTGAGAAGTTTGAAAAGGAAGCAGCCGAG ATGGGGAAGGGCTCCTTCAAGTACGCCTGGGTGCTAGACAAGCTGAAGGCAGAGCGGGAACGAGGGATCACAATCGACATCTCCCTGTGGAAGTTTGAGACCACCAAGTACTACATCACCATCATTGATGCTCCTGGCCATAGGGATTTCATCAAGAACATGATCACTGGAACCTCTCAG GCGGACTGTGCAGTCCTGATTGTGGCCGCTGGCGTGGGTGAGTTTGAAGCTGGCATCTCGAAAAACGGTCAGACCCGTGAGCATGCCCTGTTGGCCTATACTCTGGGGGTGAAGCAGCTCATCATTGGCGTGAACAAGATGGACTCCACGGAGCCCCCTTACAGTGAGAAGCGCTACCAAGAGATCACCAAGGAAGTGACCGCCTACATCAAAAAGATCGGCTACAACCCCGCCGCGGTGGCCTTTGTGCCCATCTCTGGCTGGCATGGAGACAACATGCTGGAAGTCAGCAACAAA ATGCAGTGGTTCAAAGGCTGGAAGataacaaggaaggaagggactgcAACTGGGACCACGCTGATGGAAGCTCTGGATTCCATCATTCCTCCCTCCCGTCCTACTGACAAACCTCTCCGCCTTCCTCTACAAGACGTCTACAAGATTGGTG GTATTGGTACTGTCCCAGTGGGCCGGGTAGAAACAGGGATCCTGAAGCCTGGCATGGTGGTAACCTTTGCGCCAAGCAATATCATCACTGAGGTGAAATCAGTAGAAATGCACCATGAAGCACTGGCAGAAGCATTGCCTGGAGACAATGTTGGGTTCAATGTGAAGAATGTGTCTGTGAAAGACATCCGCCGAGGGAACGTGGCTGGGGACAGCAAGAACGACCCTCCTATGGAGGCAGGCAACTTCACAGCCCAG GTTATTATCTTAAACCACCCAGGGAGGATACAAGCTGGTTATGCCCCAGTCTTGGATTGTCATACAGCGCACATCGCTTGCAAGTTTGCTGAACTGACTGAGAAGATTGACCGCAGGTCTGGCAAGAAGCTGGAGGACAGCCCCAAGGAACTGAAGTCTGGAGATGCGGCCATTGTCCAGATGATCCCTGGCAAACCCATGTGTGTGGAGAGTTTCTCAGACTACCCTCCACTTG GTCGTTTTGCCGTCCGCGACATGAGGCAGACAGTGGCCGTTGGAGTGGTCAAGGCTGTCGATAAGAAAGCCAGTTCGGCAGCCAAAGTCACCAAGTCGGCAATGAAAGCCAGCAAGAAGTAA